In Myxococcus stipitatus, the following are encoded in one genomic region:
- a CDS encoding carboxypeptidase regulatory-like domain-containing protein, with translation MRQRHRLSILLASILAVCGVLLLFFRSQPGTSGIEPHGATGAQPMDAVNAASARARIPATPPLESTVSPSDGFFVVRVVTPAGPVSDARVRAWLRVSVDGAESNPWRLASEGVTGDDGTLRLPAGPGDYLLSAHATGHAPARREATRPVGVAETEVELALSTGVSLHGRIVAEGRNEPVPMADVTLRPYPSAAIAWAEPASLSEESSFATSDERGHFQFANLPPGRYALTAEAPGFSPRTVRFLQVPTSAELVVGLWGAGTLEGFVVDAKGQPVAGAEVLASGGPAPVRATTSEGGGFAFEVQAGTWVLTARHGDSVGRIPGALSVAPGETLRGLTVTLGAASGLEGRVFATDGAPVREATLVASPSLAKGELGRATSGGEGAYRMALPPGDYDIRVEAPGFASTRVTAIVVPSGAFAPLDVKLEPATAEVEGTVTNASGQPVAHAEVRAGQREGLARSTRADEQGVYLITGLAPGPTSVRARREGAQGWATRLETLKSGTRARVDLTLAESGIVQGRVTLASGEPVPEPAVVRAMLRGGTGGGTNMSWTETDAEGLYRLELPAGVYQLTAVLPRARFIYFHQDDPAVTVPEGGSIQQDLVLLEERGITGTVRESSNAPSPFAAVAAVQGGDFPITVRVFADEDGSFAIPSRPSGAPPLAELVAYNSGRVARVANVGEGQGPVELRLQAAAHLRGRVVARTGTPPDGFTLTLTEVGGEELPWAGAAPTTRQFPGSTFELRDAPGQPLKLAVSTLDGRSGEAVVTLSPGGSADVEIPLTQGASSLSGRAVWSRDGGPASGVAVFLDRTVTSSPDTVTGPDGRFRLEAVRPGAHTVRLMPPEGRVETRGVKVAEVEATDLGDIPVSPRRATPGTLGAGYSEDRGYVSFAWLTPEGPAARAGIIVGDRLLAVDGVVVRNRQEAEQRSHGAPGSPVRLRLVRGGGEQELHAIRAD, from the coding sequence CGCAGCCAGCCAGGCACATCTGGAATCGAGCCTCATGGGGCCACGGGTGCGCAGCCCATGGACGCCGTCAACGCAGCCTCGGCGCGTGCGCGCATCCCCGCCACTCCGCCCCTGGAGTCCACGGTCTCTCCGTCCGATGGATTCTTCGTCGTGCGCGTCGTCACCCCCGCAGGCCCGGTCTCCGATGCTCGTGTTCGCGCGTGGCTTCGAGTCTCCGTGGATGGCGCCGAGTCGAACCCATGGCGACTGGCGAGCGAGGGTGTCACGGGGGATGACGGCACACTTCGCCTGCCCGCGGGCCCCGGGGACTATCTGCTCTCCGCGCATGCCACGGGGCACGCGCCCGCGCGTCGCGAGGCCACCCGCCCCGTGGGCGTCGCCGAAACCGAGGTGGAGCTCGCCCTCTCCACGGGCGTGTCCCTTCATGGACGCATCGTCGCGGAGGGCCGCAACGAGCCTGTTCCCATGGCGGACGTCACCCTGCGTCCCTATCCCAGCGCTGCCATCGCTTGGGCCGAGCCTGCCTCGCTTTCCGAGGAGTCTTCCTTCGCCACGAGTGATGAGCGCGGCCACTTCCAGTTCGCCAACCTGCCCCCGGGTCGCTACGCCCTTACCGCCGAAGCCCCCGGGTTCAGCCCTCGCACGGTTCGCTTCCTCCAGGTCCCCACCTCGGCCGAGCTGGTGGTTGGCCTGTGGGGCGCGGGGACGCTGGAGGGCTTCGTCGTCGACGCCAAGGGGCAGCCTGTCGCGGGTGCGGAGGTCCTTGCCTCGGGAGGCCCCGCTCCCGTGCGAGCCACGACGAGCGAAGGGGGTGGCTTCGCCTTCGAGGTCCAGGCGGGCACCTGGGTCCTCACCGCGCGACACGGTGACTCCGTGGGTCGAATCCCGGGCGCCCTGTCCGTGGCCCCGGGCGAGACGCTGCGCGGCCTCACCGTGACGCTGGGCGCGGCCAGTGGACTCGAGGGCCGAGTCTTCGCCACGGACGGCGCACCCGTGCGTGAGGCCACGCTCGTCGCGAGCCCCTCGCTCGCCAAGGGGGAGTTGGGTCGAGCCACGTCTGGCGGCGAGGGCGCCTACCGCATGGCGCTCCCCCCAGGCGACTACGACATCCGCGTCGAGGCTCCTGGCTTCGCCTCCACACGCGTGACCGCCATCGTCGTCCCCTCTGGCGCCTTCGCGCCGCTGGACGTGAAGCTCGAGCCCGCCACCGCGGAGGTCGAGGGCACCGTGACGAACGCCTCCGGCCAGCCTGTCGCTCACGCGGAGGTCCGCGCCGGACAGCGTGAAGGGCTCGCGCGCAGCACCCGCGCGGACGAGCAGGGCGTCTACCTGATTACGGGCCTGGCTCCCGGTCCTACCTCCGTGCGGGCTCGGCGCGAGGGTGCCCAGGGCTGGGCGACTCGTCTCGAGACGCTCAAGTCCGGCACCCGTGCCCGCGTCGACCTGACGCTCGCCGAGTCAGGCATCGTCCAGGGCCGCGTGACGCTGGCCTCCGGTGAGCCCGTGCCCGAACCCGCTGTCGTCCGCGCGATGCTTCGCGGCGGCACAGGCGGGGGGACGAACATGTCCTGGACGGAGACCGACGCAGAGGGGCTCTATCGCTTGGAGCTGCCCGCGGGCGTGTACCAGCTCACCGCCGTGTTGCCTCGCGCGCGCTTCATCTACTTCCACCAGGACGACCCCGCCGTCACCGTCCCGGAAGGCGGCTCCATCCAGCAGGACCTCGTCCTCCTCGAGGAGCGCGGCATCACAGGCACCGTCCGCGAGTCCTCCAACGCTCCCAGCCCCTTCGCCGCCGTGGCCGCCGTGCAGGGCGGAGACTTCCCCATCACCGTGCGCGTGTTCGCGGACGAGGACGGCTCCTTCGCCATTCCCTCGCGTCCTTCCGGAGCTCCGCCGCTCGCGGAGCTCGTCGCCTACAACTCCGGCCGTGTCGCCCGCGTCGCGAACGTGGGCGAGGGCCAGGGGCCCGTGGAGCTGCGACTCCAGGCCGCCGCGCATCTGAGAGGCCGTGTCGTCGCGCGCACCGGCACGCCTCCCGACGGTTTCACCCTCACCCTCACCGAAGTGGGGGGCGAGGAGTTGCCCTGGGCGGGCGCGGCTCCCACCACCCGTCAGTTCCCTGGAAGCACCTTCGAGCTGCGCGATGCTCCGGGGCAGCCGCTCAAACTCGCGGTCAGCACCCTGGACGGGCGCTCTGGCGAGGCCGTGGTGACGTTGTCTCCCGGTGGCAGCGCGGATGTGGAGATCCCCCTCACGCAAGGTGCCTCCTCCCTCTCGGGTCGCGCCGTGTGGAGCCGCGACGGAGGTCCCGCCTCGGGGGTCGCTGTGTTCCTTGATCGCACCGTGACGTCGAGCCCGGACACCGTCACCGGTCCTGACGGCCGCTTCCGCTTGGAGGCTGTTCGTCCCGGAGCGCACACCGTCCGACTCATGCCTCCCGAGGGCCGCGTCGAGACGCGTGGGGTGAAGGTCGCGGAGGTCGAGGCCACCGACCTGGGTGATATCCCCGTCTCGCCGCGCCGGGCGACACCCGGGACGCTGGGCGCTGGCTACAGCGAAGACCGGGGCTACGTCTCCTTCGCCTGGCTCACGCCCGAGGGGCCCGCGGCACGTGCGGGCATCATCGTGGGTGACCGGCTCCTTGCCGTGGACGGTGTGGTCGTCCGCAACCGTCAGGAAGCGGAGCAGCGCTCACACGGGGCACCGGGCTCGCCCGTCCGCCTGCGCCTGGTGCGCGGCGGTGGTGAGCAGGAGCTCCACGCCATTCGCGCGGACTGA
- a CDS encoding ATPase, with translation MTLFRRPSPPAAGESSHDSSRSATPTESPSVPDSSSPVLSAPPRPRMSPPGAGPGLPERRPAAAQRPVAPPAEDPEFPTERRSALSGAPAERRPGQPQPGGSPSVIVSSQERRPPSASQAMSFPERRPQAAAPGAGAPPGGQDRRVAPPASFSGQDRRTAATGSRRALDSNAGGAVDRFWPNQPRMLEDTGLTATFVEELVLKALFFAGEMRGMDLASRLQLPTAVVDDIIEGLRRQKYVDIRGGGSSGVGKSTMIYQLTPFVTDVLRQILERNRYNGPAPIPFQEYVAAVKKQTVRGNRITRSKMQDKFGDLIIRDYIYDGIGPAMNSGRAIFFYGPPGNGKTAICQGMVNCFDGDIFIPHAILIDDFVVRVFDSNLHKPVEDDGASYDRRWVRCRRPLVVVGGELTLEMLDLVYSPEVKYYEAPFQMKASNGMLLIDDFGRQKVSPRDLLNRWIVPLESDIDMLTLHTGKKLQVPFDVFAAFSTNLDPSALVDDAFLRRVRYKLEVQRPDEEQFHQIFEVMCRKRGVAYSANAVDYLIDAHYRPHNRPFAACQPRDLLDQVIDMSYYLGQEPRLDPALLDAAVRSYFVRFDGPSEPTAASAS, from the coding sequence ATGACCTTGTTCAGGAGGCCGTCCCCTCCGGCGGCGGGCGAGTCGAGTCATGATTCGAGTCGCAGTGCCACCCCCACGGAGTCGCCCTCCGTGCCGGATTCGTCCAGCCCGGTCCTGAGTGCTCCTCCTCGCCCGCGCATGAGCCCGCCGGGCGCTGGCCCTGGACTCCCCGAGCGCCGCCCCGCGGCCGCCCAGCGCCCCGTGGCGCCCCCGGCCGAGGACCCCGAGTTCCCCACCGAGCGCCGCAGCGCCTTGTCTGGCGCCCCCGCCGAGCGCCGCCCTGGACAGCCGCAGCCGGGAGGCTCGCCCTCGGTCATCGTCTCATCGCAGGAGCGCCGGCCACCGTCCGCCTCGCAGGCCATGAGCTTCCCGGAGCGTCGCCCCCAGGCCGCGGCGCCGGGTGCGGGCGCCCCTCCTGGAGGGCAGGACCGCCGGGTGGCTCCTCCCGCGTCGTTCTCCGGGCAGGACCGCCGCACCGCCGCGACCGGCTCCCGGAGGGCGTTGGACTCGAACGCGGGCGGCGCCGTGGACCGCTTCTGGCCCAACCAGCCGCGCATGCTCGAGGACACGGGGCTCACCGCCACGTTCGTGGAGGAGCTGGTCCTCAAGGCGCTCTTTTTCGCTGGTGAGATGCGCGGCATGGACCTGGCCAGCCGCCTCCAGCTCCCCACCGCCGTCGTCGACGACATCATCGAGGGCCTGCGCCGCCAGAAGTACGTGGACATCCGCGGCGGTGGCTCGTCCGGCGTGGGCAAGTCCACGATGATCTACCAGCTCACGCCCTTCGTGACGGACGTGCTGCGGCAGATTCTCGAGCGCAATCGCTACAATGGCCCCGCTCCCATTCCCTTCCAGGAGTACGTCGCGGCGGTGAAGAAGCAGACGGTGCGGGGCAATCGCATCACCCGCTCGAAGATGCAGGACAAGTTCGGCGACCTCATCATCCGCGACTACATCTACGACGGCATCGGCCCGGCGATGAACTCCGGCCGCGCCATCTTCTTCTACGGTCCCCCCGGCAATGGAAAGACAGCCATCTGCCAGGGAATGGTGAACTGCTTCGACGGGGACATCTTCATCCCCCACGCCATCCTCATCGACGACTTCGTGGTGCGAGTCTTTGACTCCAACCTCCACAAGCCCGTGGAGGATGACGGCGCATCGTATGACAGGCGTTGGGTGCGCTGCCGGCGTCCGCTCGTGGTCGTGGGCGGTGAGCTGACGCTGGAGATGCTCGACCTCGTCTACTCGCCGGAGGTGAAGTACTACGAGGCCCCGTTCCAGATGAAGGCCAGCAACGGGATGCTCCTCATCGACGACTTCGGCCGGCAGAAGGTCTCTCCTCGAGACCTGCTCAACCGGTGGATCGTCCCGCTGGAGAGCGACATCGACATGCTCACCCTGCACACCGGCAAGAAGCTGCAGGTGCCCTTCGACGTGTTCGCCGCCTTCTCCACCAACCTGGACCCCAGCGCCCTCGTGGACGACGCCTTCCTGCGCCGCGTCCGCTACAAGCTGGAGGTGCAGCGCCCGGACGAGGAGCAGTTCCATCAAATCTTCGAGGTCATGTGCCGCAAGCGCGGCGTGGCCTACAGCGCCAACGCCGTCGACTACCTCATCGACGCGCACTACCGGCCCCACAACCGGCCCTTCGCCGCGTGCCAGCCTCGCGACCTGCTCGACCAGGTCATCGA